In Diaphorobacter ruginosibacter, the genomic stretch CTGGTCCGGCGCGGCCGCGCAGTCGTTCGAGGTGGGTGCGTTCGCCCGCCAGGTGAGGGCGCTCGGCGCGGCCGGGGATGTCCTGCTGGTGCTGTGCGTCAACGGCGATGAGCCGGCGCTGCTCGAGGCCGTGCTGGCAGCCCATGAGCGGGACATGTCGGTGATCGCCCTGTGCGCGCGCGACGCGGGCGCCATGGGCGGCGTGATGCGCGAGACCGATGTGCAGATCTGTGTGCCGCACGACCGCGCAGCGCGCGTGCGCGAGGTGCACGCCCTCATCCTGCACTGTCTGTGCGATGGTGTGGATACTCAGTTACTTGGTGAACAGGAGATGCTTTGATGAAATTCCCTCATGCCCGTACCACATGCACCGTGCTTGCGGCCTCGTTTCTGGTCGCGGGCCTGACCGCCTGCGCGCCAGTCGTGCTGGGCGGCGGTGCCGTGATGGGCACGCTGATGGCAACGGATCGCCGTACCACCGGCACGCAGGTGGAGGATGAAACCATCGAGAGCAAGGCATCGGGCCGCATCAAGGACACGCTGGCCGGCCGCGGCCATGTGAACGTCACGAGCTACAACCGCCAGGTGCTATTGACCGGCGAGGTGCCCACGGCCGAGGAAAGCCAGAAGGCCGAGAAGGTCGCCCTGGAGGTCGAGAACGTCCGCGCCGTGGTGAACGAACTGGGCATCATGGCGAATTCGGGCTTCCAGCAGCGCTCGCGCGATACGCTGATCACCGGGAAGGTCAAGGCCAGCCTGGTGGATGCGAAGGATCTTTCGTCCAACGTCTTCAAGGTCGTGACCGAGCGCGATGTGGTCTACCTGATGGGCCGCGTC encodes the following:
- a CDS encoding SIS domain-containing protein, whose product is MLEQRIQQHFIDSADVKYQSAQALSDPIDSAVQALLACVTNGSKVLACGSGLSSAQALQFAMMCVAGFERERPELAALALSADAGWSGAAAQSFEVGAFARQVRALGAAGDVLLVLCVNGDEPALLEAVLAAHERDMSVIALCARDAGAMGGVMRETDVQICVPHDRAARVREVHALILHCLCDGVDTQLLGEQEML